From Plectropomus leopardus isolate mb chromosome 17, YSFRI_Pleo_2.0, whole genome shotgun sequence, a single genomic window includes:
- the prl gene encoding LOW QUALITY PROTEIN: prolactin (The sequence of the model RefSeq protein was modified relative to this genomic sequence to represent the inferred CDS: deleted 1 base in 1 codon) translates to MDHRRNTGSKLLIPVLYLAAACSGVQISDLLDRASQRSDKLHALSSTLTHDLDFHFPPIGRMIMPRPSMCHTSSLQTPNDKEQALQVSESDLLSLARSLLQAWADPLVVLSTSANSLPHPAQSTISNKIQELQQHSKSLEDGLDILSGKMGPAAQTISSLPYRGGNDIGQDRISKLVNFNFLLSCFRRDSHKIDSFLKVLRCRVAKVPEMC, encoded by the exons ATGGATCACAGAAGAAACACTGGAAGCAAACTCCTCATTCCCG TGCTGTATCTGGCGGCGGCGTGCAGCGGCGTCCAAATCAGTGACCTGCTCGACCGAGCCTCTCAGCGCTCTGACAAACTGCACGCGCTCAGCTCAACTCTCACCCACGACCTG GACTTTCACTTCCCTCCTATAGGTCGGATGATCATGCCCCGCCCCTCGATGTGCCACACCTCCTCTCTGCAGACGCCCAATGACAAGGAGCAGGCTCTGCAAGTATCA GAGTCCGACCTGTTGTCATTGGCTCGCTCTCTGCTCCAAGCCTGGGCCGAC CCCCTGGTGGTCCTGTCCACCTCCGCTAACAGCCTGCCCCACCCGGCCCAAAGCACCATATCCAACAAGAtccaggagctgcagcagcactcCAAGAGCCTCGAAGACGGCCTGGATATCCTGTCCGGGAAG ATGGGTCCGGCGGCTCAGACGATCTCCTCGCTGCCCTACAGAGGAGGCAACGACATCGGGCAGGACAGGATTTCAAAACTGGTCAACTTCAACTTCCTCTTGTCCTGCTTCCGCCGCGACTCCCACAAGATCGACAGCTTCCTCAAAGTGCTGCGCTGCCGGGTGGCAAAAGTCCCAGAGATGTGCTGA
- the LOC121956320 gene encoding dual specificity protein phosphatase 3-like encodes MKNKHSQQVKSAAAPDRLDMPGFEVTLQQLNDLLTDDRGFYSWPTKHFHEVYPRIYVGNAFVAMNVMRLKRQGITHILNAAEGNSFMHVNTNAEFYAGTGIVYHGVPASDTDHFDISVFFEEAADFIEKSLAYKNGKGKVYVHCREGYSRSPTLVIAYLMLRQNMDVHSALATVRQKREIGPNDGFLRQLCRLNQRLAAEGNFWSK; translated from the exons ATGAAGAATAAACACAGCCAACAGGTGAAGTCAGCGGCGGCTCCGGACCGACTGGACATGCCGGGCTTCGAGGTGACTCTGCAACAACTCAACGACCTGCTGACCGACGACCGCGGCTTCTACAGCTGGCCCACCAAACACTTCCACGAGGTTTACCCGCGGATCTACGTCGGAAACGC GTTTGTGGCGATGAACGTGATGCGTCTCAAGCGTCAGGGAATCACCCACATCCTGAACGCCGCGGAGGGAAACTCCTTCATGCACGTTAACACCAACGCCGAGTTCTACGCCGGCACGGGCATCGTCTACCACGGCGTCCCCGCCAGCGACACCGACCACTTCGACATCAGCGTGTTCTTTGAAGAGGCTGCAGACTTCATCGAGAAGTCGCTGGCATACAAAAATGGAAAAG GTAAAGTGTATGTTCACTGCAGGGAGGGCTACAGCCGCTCGCCTACCTTAGTCATCGCCTACCTGATGCTTCGCCAAAACATGGACGTCCACTCCGCGCTGGCCACCGTGCGTCAGAAGCGAGAGATCGGCCCCAACGACGGCTTCCTTCGGCAGCTGTGTCGGCTGAACCAGAGGCTGGCTGCCGAGGGAAACTTCTGGAGCAAATGA